The following proteins are encoded in a genomic region of Bubalus kerabau isolate K-KA32 ecotype Philippines breed swamp buffalo chromosome 15, PCC_UOA_SB_1v2, whole genome shotgun sequence:
- the LOC129628182 gene encoding olfactory receptor 51I2-like yields MGGVLYNSSELPTFTLTGLPGLENSQHWMFLLLGTLYIVSIVGNALILFIVKEEQSLHQPMYYFLSLLSVNDLGVSFSTLPTVLATFCFHLRKISFDSCMAQMFFIHFFSFMESGVLLVMSFDHYVAICNPLRYTTMLTDSRVVCMGLWAIIRSFCMIFPLPLLLKRLSFCKANILSHAYCLHPDLIHLPCGDITINNIFGLIIVMSTFGLDAALILFSYVLILRCVLAIASQEERLKTLNTCVSHLCAVLIFYVPKIGVSMTARYGKHAPRFVHTVMSLIYLFVPPMLNPVIYSIKTKQIRWRLGRMLVGTKF; encoded by the coding sequence ATGGGCGGTGTCCTCTACAACAGCTCAGAGTTGCCAACATTCACCCTGACAGGGCTCCCAGGGCTGGAGAACTCCCAACACTGGATGTTCTTGCTCCTCGGTACCCTCTACATTGTCTCCATTGTGGGCAATGCCCTTATCCTTTTCATTGTCAAGGAGGAGCAGAGTTTGCATCAGCCTATGTACTACTTCCTATCCCTGCTCTCAGTTAATGATCTAGGTGTGTCTTTCTCCACACTGCCCACAGTGCTAGCCACATTTTGCTTCCACTTAAGGAAGATCAGCTTTGATTCTTGCATGGCTCAAATGTTCTTTATCCACTTCTTCTCTTTCATGGAGTCTGGGGTCCTGCTGGTTATGAGTTTTGACcactatgtggccatctgtaaccCTCTGCGCTACACCACCATGCTCACAGATTCCCGTGTTGTATGCATGGGCTTGTGGGCCATCATCCGCAGCTTCTGTATGATTTTTCCACTGCCTCTCCTTCTGAAGAGGTTGTCTTTCTGCAAGGCCAATATACTGTCCCATGCCTACTGCCTTCATCCAGATCTCATCCACCTTCCCTGTGGTGACATCACCATCAACAATATTTTCGGTCTCATCATTGTCATGTCTACCTTCGGCCTGGATGCTGCACTCATTCTCTTctcctatgtgctcatcctgcgCTGTGTACTTGCCATTGCATCTCAGGAGGAACGGTTAAAGACACTCAACACGTGTGTGTCacatctgtgtgctgtgcttataTTCTATGTTCCCAAGATTGGTGTGTCCATGACTGCCCGCTATGGGAAGCATGCGCCCCGATTTGTGCACACAGTCATGTCCCTAATTTATCTCTTTGTGCCTCCCATGCTCAACCCTGTCATCTATTCAATCAAAACCAAACAGATTAGATGGAGGCTTGGCAGAATGCTAGTGGGAACCAAGTTTTAA
- the LOC129628183 gene encoding olfactory receptor 51I2-like codes for MGSFETNISRMTSFTLTGFPEMEGLEHWLAALLLLLYAVSILGNSLILFIIKEEQSLHQPMYYFLSLLSVNDLGVSFSTLPTILATLCFHAPETAFDACLIQMFFIHFFSWTESGILLAMSFDRYVAICNPLHYSTVLTDTHVFHMGISIIIRGFCMVFPLPFLLKRLPFCKDNILTHSYCLHPDLIRLPCGDTTINSMYGLFIVVSAFGVDSVLILLSYVLILHSVLAIASREERLKTLNTCVSHMCAVLIFYVPMVSVSMVHRFGKHAPEYVHKFMSLVYLFVPPMLNPIIYSIKTKEIRKRLCVLLLYNKY; via the exons ATGGGAAGTTTTGAAACTAACATCTCGCGCATGACAAGCTTCACCCTAACAGGCTTCCCAGAGATGGAGGGACTGGAGCATTGGTTAGCAGCCCTCCTCTTGCTGCTGTATGCTGTCTCCATTCTGGGGAACAGCCTCATTCTCTTCATCATAAAGGAGGAGCAGAGCTTGCACCAGCCAATGTACTACTTCCTATCTCTGCTGTCTGTCAATGACCTGGGTGTGTCTTTTTCTACCTTGCCCACTATACTGGCTACCTTGTGCTTTCACGCACCAGAGACTGCCTTTGATGCCTGCCTGATTCAGATGTTCTTCATCCACTTTTTCTCCTGGACAGAGTCTGGAATCTTGCTGGCCATGAGttttgaccgctatgtggccatctgtaaccCCTTGCATTATTCTACAGTGCTCACTGATACCCATGTGTTTCACATGGGCATATCTATCATCATCCGTGGCTTTTGCATGGTCTTCCCATTGCCTTTCCTTCTGAAGAGGTTGCCTTTCTGTAAAGACAACATACTGACCCACTCCTACTGCTTGCACCCAGACCTGATCCGCCTGCCCTGTGGAGATACCACCATCAACAGCATGTATGGCTTATTCATTGTCGTCTCTGCCTTTGGTGTAGACTCAGTGCTCATCCTCCTTTCCTATGTGCTCATATTACACTCTGTGCTGGCCATCGCCTCCCGGGAAGAGAGACTTAAGACACTCAACACATGTGTGTCAcacatgtgtgctgtgctcattTTCTATGTGCCAATGGTTAGTGTGTCCATGGTGCATCGATTTGGGAAGCATGCCCCTGAGTATGTGCACAAGTTCATGTCCCTAGTATATCTCTTTGTGCCTCCAATGCTCAATCCAATTATCTATTCCATTAAGACTAAGGAGATTCGTAAGAGG CTTTGTGTTTTACTGCTGTATAATAAATATTGA